Below is a window of Mucilaginibacter ginkgonis DNA.
TCAACGGCGAGTTGGTACAGGTAGAAGAGTTTATACACCGCACACCGGGCAATCTGCGTGCGTTTTACCAGGCGCGTATGCGTAACGTAAAATCAGGCAAACTGGTTGAGTATCGTTTCCGCACAGATGAAGAGGTAAACATTGCGCGTGTGGAAACCAGCGACTACCAATATCTTTATGATGATGGCAATGACCTGGTGATAATGGATAATGCCACTTACGAGCAATTTAACGTACCGAAATTTCTATTTGGTAACAGCGTTAAATTCTTGAAGGAGGGTGTTAACGTTATTGTTGCTTTTGAAAGCGGCGAGCCCA
It encodes the following:
- the efp gene encoding elongation factor P, yielding MAKASEIKNGNILRFNGELVQVEEFIHRTPGNLRAFYQARMRNVKSGKLVEYRFRTDEEVNIARVETSDYQYLYDDGNDLVIMDNATYEQFNVPKFLFGNSVKFLKEGVNVIVAFESGEPIMAKAPASAELEITYTEPAVKGDTSTNALKAATVETGAEIKVPLFINLGDKVKVDTATGAYVERVKS